One stretch of Cedecea neteri DNA includes these proteins:
- the galS gene encoding HTH-type transcriptional regulator GalS: MRPTPPTPITIRDVARIAGVSVATVSRVLNNSALVSPETRENVMQAVAELGYRPNANAQALATQVSDTIGVVVMDVSDPFFGALVKAVDMVAQQHNKYLLIGNSYHQEEKERHAIEVLIRQRCSALIVHAKALSDEELAAFLEQVPGMVLINRLVPGYAHRCVCLDNVSGAVMATRMLLNQGHSRIGYLASSHQIEDNDQRHQGWLQALAEHGIAPPEAWVGMGTPDMQGGEAAMVELLGRNLQLSAVFSYNDSMAAGALTALKDNGIAVPQHVSIIGFDDIPIARYTDPQLTTVRYPVVSMARLATELALQGAAGQLDRDVTHCFMPTLVRRHSVAIKQNVASITPLSKS, from the coding sequence ATGAGACCGACTCCCCCAACGCCGATTACCATTCGTGACGTTGCCCGTATCGCCGGGGTTTCAGTAGCGACAGTATCCCGAGTATTAAATAACAGCGCGCTGGTCAGCCCGGAAACGCGCGAAAACGTCATGCAGGCGGTTGCTGAGCTGGGCTACCGTCCAAACGCCAATGCGCAAGCGCTGGCCACCCAGGTTAGCGACACCATCGGCGTGGTGGTGATGGACGTCTCCGATCCCTTCTTCGGGGCATTGGTCAAAGCCGTGGATATGGTTGCCCAGCAGCACAATAAATATTTGCTGATCGGTAACAGCTATCACCAGGAAGAAAAAGAGCGCCATGCCATTGAGGTGCTGATTCGCCAGCGCTGTAGCGCGCTGATTGTGCACGCCAAGGCGCTGAGCGACGAGGAGCTGGCCGCATTCCTGGAGCAGGTCCCCGGCATGGTGCTGATCAACCGTCTGGTGCCCGGCTACGCACACCGCTGCGTTTGCCTCGATAACGTCAGCGGCGCGGTGATGGCCACCCGCATGCTGCTGAATCAGGGGCATTCGCGTATCGGTTATCTGGCCTCCAGCCATCAGATTGAGGATAACGACCAGCGCCATCAGGGCTGGCTGCAGGCGCTGGCGGAGCACGGCATCGCGCCGCCGGAGGCCTGGGTCGGAATGGGCACGCCGGACATGCAAGGCGGAGAGGCGGCAATGGTTGAGCTGCTGGGGCGCAACCTGCAGCTCAGCGCGGTCTTCTCTTATAACGACAGCATGGCCGCCGGCGCGCTAACGGCGCTGAAGGACAACGGCATTGCCGTGCCGCAGCATGTTTCCATCATCGGTTTCGACGATATTCCCATTGCCCGCTACACCGACCCGCAGCTGACAACGGTGCGCTATCCGGTAGTTTCGATGGCCCGTCTGGCGACCGAACTGGCGTTACAGGGCGCGGCAGGCCAGCTGGATCGTGATGTAACGCACTGTTTTATGCCGACTTTAGTCCGCCGTCATTCGGTGGCGATAAAGCAAAATGTGGCGTCGATCACTCCGCTGTCAAAGAGTTAG